TTAGAGCTCAATTGCTGTGCTGTATTGCTGGATGGTATTTCATGTCATGTATATCAGTGACATGCAGGGCTGTTAGCAAATGGAATGGGTAGGTGAATTcagaataacatttttaaactgcatgTGTTGGAACCTAtcagtatttttgctttgcctgtggATGTTGCTTCCATAATTAAGATCACTTGGTTCTGAAACACCCTTTTACTGATCCAGCCTCATTAATCCTCTGCGGTTCTACGAAGCACTCtccttctttgctttccttttacagTCTTCCACTTTGCTATGGGGTTAAATGACTGGAGAATTAAGAAGAATCAAAACTGAtgagctcttcttttttttttttttttcttcaggggaTCAAGTATTCAGTGATTCTTCAGAGTGTTCTGTGATCTTGATCTGAAGATTATAAAAGAATCAAGTAGAAGCAGTGAGCAATATTGAATGACATTCTTGGGAACAAACATGAAGGGGGAACGCTGAAAACAAGCTGGCTTCGTGTTTGAATCATCTTTTTTGTAGGTGCTTTGCAACTATCTGCCGatttgtggatatttttttttcacaaatgtttCCGTTAAGTTAACTAgtcaaaaaacccccaaaaaactttcacccctttttttcttttccatgcatGCTCTTAtaatgagagaaagaaatccTTCCTCTGAGTTGACAGCCTTACGGAAGGATGGGTGGTAGGGGGAATGCATCTGGACATTGGTGTGCCAGTGCTCATCTTCTCTCTCTTTACTGTTTGCAGGTTCTGTCATCCGTGATGGCGTCAGCTCTTCCCAGAACCCTTGGGGAACTGCAGCTGTATCGAATACTACAAAAAGCAAATCTCTTATTCTACTTTGATGCCTTCATTCAGCAGGGTGGTGATGATGtccagcagctctgtgaagCAGGTGAAGAGGAGTTTTTGGAGATAATGGCTCTCGTAGGCATGGCTAGCAAGCCACTTCATGTCCGAAGGCTGCAGAAGGCTTTGAGGGACTGGGTCACAAACCCTGGTCTTTTTAACCAGCCTCTCACCTCATTACCGGTCAGCAGCATTCCAATATATAAGCTGCCAGAAGGGTCTCCTGCATGGCTGGGGATATCCTGCAGCAGTTACGAAAGGAACAGCAGCACCAGAGAGCCTCACCTGAAGATTCCAAAATGTGCTGCCACAACGTGCGTGCAAAGCGTGGGCGCAAGCAAATCCGATGTGGTGGGGAACTTAGCGCTGCAAAGTGGCAGTGAACCGAGACTTTGGCAGGGGCACCACACCACAGAAAGCGAACATAGTCTTTCCCCAGCTGACCTTGGCTCTCCAGCTTcaccaaaggaaaacagtgagaCCCTGGATGCCGCCGCTGCTCTGTCAGTTGCTGAATGCGTAGAACGTATGGTTCCCTCCCTGCCCAAAAGTGACTCGAATGAAGTCAAGGagttactgaaaacaaataagaaactGGCAAAGATGATTGGTCACATCTTTGAGATGAGTGACGAGGACCCTCACAAAGAGGAGGAGATCAGGAAGTACAGTGCAATATATGGCAGGTTTGACTCGAAAAGAAAGGATGGCAAGCATCTCACCCTCCACGAGGTAAAAATACCTTGAGCGACTGCGGGCTTCCTCCCCTATTCCTATGCCTTTTATGAGACGCTTTTCACAGGGTGTGCTTTTTGTATGGGAGCTTCGTGCTGGGTGTCGAGAGTTGTGTCTTACAGGAGCCGTAGGCCGTCCTGCCCCGAGATAGAAATCTCTGGTGCAGTAGGAGTACCCTTTCTTGGGtgggtgtgtgcatgtgtgcgcTGATGACTTCAGCTCGGTGTCATCAGACTGCTTGGTCACTGGTGCAGCCTGTCAAGACAGAGGGTTTAAACAGTTTGGTACCGAAATAGCAAACCACTATTGCACTGAGCGTGGCCCTTGGGATTCTAAGCATTTGGcatgtttttaaagcagtcCTGTCTTGATATTCCCTTGCAGCTTTGAGAGTAGACTGGTTGGTTGGAAGATCAGTAACTAAAATCGCTTGTGTCTGGTAACAGGATCGCCTTGCTTGGCTACTACCCTCTGCTGTCTTCCCTCACCTTGAGACCCTGCTCTGTAGCTTGTGCCCTTGAGGTAAAAAGGAATCTGCTGATGAGGTCCCTAAACCTTGGGAGGTGGGTGCGGGTGGGATTTCTGTGTGCTTGAATTGGGGTGACGCTTAGTTATACagcctgtgggtttttttgggcGCAGTGGTCTTAAGCCAGTCAAGTGAAGTGCAGGCTAcgtgaggaggaagggaaaggactGTCTCCAGTATTGATGGGTGGCTGTAATTTAAAGGTTTGTCCTTTAATACCTGTGGAGCATCTCTTCCCTCTTGTCCTTGAAAgtccatgcaggcctccttcTCTTCTGGTGTTCTTGAAGCTCGCAGCGCGTATGTTGTAACACAATAGGTGTGTCTGTGTGGGGAATAGTTCCCCAGTGCCAAAGTACAGTACAAGAGGAGAACAAACATTAATTCAAAGCAGTGCCAAGACACTGTTGATATGAATGCTGCATCAGCATTTTCACAGTTAACAGTGATTGCAAAATTTCAGTTGGATTTAAAATTTGGCATGTAAGGCTTAGTTCCCAAAAGGAAAGGCAATGTTTATGTTACAGGAGTGCCAAAAAAACTGTACTGGCTTTAGCCTTTTTTCGCTTCAAGAAGAAGTTTTGTAGGTGTGTGATCCATAGCATAAGACTAGGTTCTCTTTATGCTTCAGAGGAGAAGGGCAGAAGGAAACAAGGCgtatttctttacatttttgtttatgtatttacatttataagGCAACTGCACATCACCAGCAGTGACTTCACAAGGGCTTTTACTGCAGACTGGGGAGACGCTTCCAAGGGAACTTGTCAGTAGTCAGCCTCACTTCTACCACACAGTTTTAGTTGTGCAGCTTTCACTTACATGCCTTGTGGCTTTATGTTGTACTCTTAGAATATATGAATTCATCCAGTGTGCAGGAACAGATCTCGTCCTACACCCCTGACCTTGCGGAAGTCTCTCCTTTAGCAGAACAAGTTGCATATGACACAGAGGCAGGATTTGAAAGGATTAATTGTGTAGATGCTCTGTGTACGTTGCTGCAGAGTCAGGATTCGGAGAAGGGGGGTTCTCCCCAGCTGAGGATGGAGGCAGTCAAGGTGCTTTCACAATCTCTTCCTGGGGTAGTGGCTGCAGAAAACACTCTGAAATCTGGGCGGACTTCTAGCAAGATCGTTTCCTGGCATCCAGCAGCGTAAtgggaggtgggtgctgggggcagcttTTGTTGGGCATGTGGTTAGGCTCAGGAGCGGCTCTCTGAAGCTGGAGGAGCGAATAGTGGGCTGCTAATTTGAAGGAGCAGGGTAGCAAAGAACGGGAAGAAAGGACGACTGCTCTgctatgttaattttttttcatgctgcacTAAAGATCTTCACTACATCATTATAAAACCATGTTTAAAAATGGAATGAGAGCATGGTTTGgctttaggaaatatttctatCGCTATTATGATTAAGGGCACAAGATCAAAGGAGGATGTGGTTGACTTATGCCTCACTTACGCATGTGGGGCCTCGCTGAACTTGATGGGAACTGCACACATGCAAGCAAGAAGAATTTGCTCATAATTGGTTTACTGTTTGCTTAAAGAGGCcagatttcagaaagttttgtcCTGAACAGTTTTCTCtcagtttctattttaaagcagagaatACACTAATAGTAGCAATgagacttctttttttgttttttgttgttggtttttttggggtttttttttggtttaaaatctGCTAAACCAGAGTTTGCCTGTTTTAAACTCAACTTccatggatttttgtttttgatGGCTTAAACAATTTGCTGCTCAGAAGGAAGGACCTTAAACAACCAGGGAGGTAAGTTTCTGCTTGTCCAGAGACTGTCTTTCTGCATGTGTTAATACATTCCAAGGCTGTCATTCTGCCTCACAGTTCAAGGTTTCTCCTTGCAGCTGGCAGTGGACAGCTGAATAAACTTCACTATGAATTTAAAAAGCTTAAGTAGTGGTTAGCTTCTTAATGTAAAGATCAGAGTATCTCTGGCTCCTCAAGCAGAGTGGAGTTGCATGCAAATTAAAATCAGACTTGGTGGAATTACTAGTGGTGAATTAGCGAGAATTTCGGTTTGAGTGTGTTTCAGTATGAGCACTGGAGTGTCTCAGGGGGCTTGAGCAGCCATTAGAGGCCAGTGAGAGCTGTAGACACTGAGCTGGTTTGGAAGTGGGTGCTTTTGGTAGGATTATCTGCATAAGGCACAGATCTAGCATAAGAGCTGATGCAGAATCTTTCAAAGGTGTTCCAAAACTAATAAATACGCTGTCTTTAATCCGTTTCATTGTCTCGGTATTACATAGCTTTTCAAGCACGGAGAGCACTTTATGTTTAAAGTTGgactggaggaggaaggagtaCAAGGCATGCCCTTGAACTTGGTGACCTGTGCGTGTTTGAGTCAGATTTGTAATTTGTGTGTTAGTATTTCACTGCTTGTCTAGGTGcctataaaacaaaaaaaaaatcttgtttaatAGTGTGAGAAGTAGGAATAAGAAACGCAAGTAATAAATTTTGTCTAGCTcgatctctttcttttcttttgctgactCACCGAAACAGTAGGGCTTGGTATTTAACTATGTGTTTTTTAGTGGAGGAATCTATGAACTCCATCAAATGTGAATATACCCGTCCCTCTCTGTAGAGCCTGTATGGTTACGTGCTTCTCCATATCACTAAGGCTTCCAGCAAACAGAATCTTTATTTTTAGGCATGCAATGCTTTCTATATGCAGTATTATGCCTCCTGAAAAGGCAGGAAGCCATGATGCACTTCAATTCAGTAAGTCTGGATGTGACCTGAAAGaagaaaccaggaaaaacaaacaaataaacatttggCTTTTCTCATACATTAGGATAAACAGCATTTGCCAACAACTACCCAAAgcattttcagtcatttcatCTCTTTGCAACCTTTTAGCACTTTGAGGGATAAAAAccatctgaaattattttgtaagcATTAACCATATTATTAATCCTTGGGAAAGTAGTAGCTATCACTGCTACGGAAATCAATGTCTGCTTTGGCTGGTAACTTTTTTCATCAGTATTGTATGaatcttttaattttgtctccctcccccccttttttcttaaaagatagACATTGTAGAGCAACTGTTCCTCTCCAAGGGATaatagttttattatttcagtaggTTGTATTGTAGGAACATAGTAACCTGGAGATATTTCATAGGTTAAACCTGAACTTCCCACCCTGGTACATCTGACCtctgtattgtttttttctccccagtctGTACAGAGACTAAAGGATCAGGCAACTTATCTAGTTTGCCTGTTAAAGACATGTTTGCACTCTGATTAGCATTCAGGTATCGCAGGAAATGCCCTACTCAGATCAGAGGCCTTTATGctaaacacaggaaaaatgcttctgaaattcTAGGAACAGCAGTTCTGTGTGAGGTTTTACTAGAAATATTGCATGGGTACAGGCCAGTGAGAGAATCCCAGATCTGCTGatacatgtttctgtttttccaacCTCCCTGGAGAGCAGGTGTCGCATTAGacaaagtatatttttttctaatttggaTGACATCAAGCACTGTGGCGGAGGGCAGCATGGTTGCGTGTTGTTGGTGTCACATGGCAGCTTCCATCCTTCAGGGATGGGGTGTGCAGTGTTTCGGGTGAGTTGCTGGCTGTGGTGATTTAAATCACAGCTAACGTTTTGCAGGGTCCGGTAGCGAGTTCCTTAGCCTTCTCCCAAGAGGCACTGTTTAACTGCGGACCTACTGGTCTGTCCTGAGCTTCACCTTCTGTTCTCTGCCATGAAAAGCGCTTCTTGTATGAGCCAGGGTTTTGGTGCCTGAGGTCCCACGTGTGCGGTCCGACCTGTCCTCTGCCCCGTAGCCCTGTGTGCTGAACTGCGGCTGTGCTTCGCACTGCCAGCTgaagggctgggggtggcacaTCTCAGTCCGTCATGACTATGCTGACTGCTGTGGACAACCTAGCTGCTTTGTAAATATTCACTAGCCTGAGACGGAGCATGCTGTTGACAgtggcagcaaagcagctgtgctcATTTGCAGGAAGCCAAGCCCGTTCAAAGCAGCTTAATTTCTAGAAATAAAGGGTAGAAGAGTTGTGGGCACTTCGGAAAAAACACCTGTAGTATTCTGTTGGCCTCCTGCTGTTACGCTTCATTACAAGTACTGGCTGTTcttcagctgaggaagaagtgaACATGTCTCTTGAGGCCCTGCTTACTGTGAAAGGAGCAGGGAATGAGGAATCTCCTCTCCAGCATCTCGGTTTCAGCATCTTGCTGTATTAATAACTTTGGGGTTTGTTCGTACGTGTTGACCATAGGCTTTTCAGACAGCAGTATTGTTAAGCTGGTGTAATTCATGACAGTATCGCCACTTCCTTTAGGCTTCTGAAGAGTGTTCTGAAACCATTTTGAGCCTTAACTTgagggttggtggttttttttctcccccccctccccccgaaACTattgccagcagcagcagaggcactAGAAATGTGTCCTGGCAGGCTCAGGAAAACATCCTTGAAACAAGTTACATTTGATTCATGTCTGAAGATAGTCTTCACAAACACGAGGGTGAGAAATAGAGCTAAAAAAAGTTTAATCGTTTCTTAAACCATCACCTTCTACAGAATTTATGCTGTATTCACCAGGGAAAGCCATCTGTACCCACACtgtcaggggttttttttctttctttttttcttttctttttttttcccctcaagtcCTGGGCATATTGCGTTTATAAAAATAGTATTCCCTGTAAACCAGGCTTTGGGAGCCAAACACCGTGAACGTTCAGAGCTACTGTTTTATACTGAGATTTAATTAATGCTGGGATGAGGCACAAGCAGTGCACATTGAGAGAGTTTTACAATAACGTTTTACTTTAAAGGACATTAAATGCACCAACTACatttgttgtcttttcttttcccagagcTTTACCTGGCTTAGTAAGGGtataaataaatggaagaaacCCTCCAGGGTTTAGTATACAACTATAGGTATTTTTTACATGCAATtggaattttttattatttccgAAGAACCGGTACTTTTACAAGCACAATGGgtgaaaacatgcaaaatcaTGAATCCctgtttttgtgtttgatttccAGCTAACAGTTAATGAAGCAGCCGCTCAGCTGTGTGTAAAAGATAACGCGTTGTTGACCAGGAGAGATGAACTCTTCGCACTAGCTCGGCAAATCTCTCGAGAAGTTACATACAAGTATACGTACAGGACCACCAAGTAAGGTTTTAATTAACTCAAAGGACCTTTAATTTCAGGGAGCTAATCAGTCTGATAGCGCTTCTTCTGAAGCACTAGAGATACTTTCTTCTTGCTCTTCAGCTAGCAAAGTGCTCTTCTGAGGAGGGTAGGAAAATGCTATTTGAGTCGTGAAGCTTTTAAATTGCTAAGATGTAGCTGTCTTGAATTACCTTTTCATTTGCACTCTAGTTTTCCAGAAATTGTGAGGATAGTGCATGTTGAGAGGCATCTGGGAGTTTGGCATTTCCAAGTATTTGAGGCATTTGTACATTTCAATGTTAATGTAAATAGGCAGAGTAGCCAAAGCTGCTCAATGTATCAAGAATTTCTGTTCCGTGTACAGATTTGGCTTATTATTTTCCAGGGAATGAAAAAAGATAAGGTCATAGGGAGTGGCTTACAAACTTGCTTTAAAGGAACTGAACCTGAGTCCTAATTTCAGTTACTGTTCTGTTAAGCGAACTGCTGTTATGAAATGGTAGCAAAGGCTTAACagcttttaaatgcaattaaaccTTTAGAATTCATAAATATTGTTGAAAATCCTGATACTTCATATTGTGTTTAAATGTTAAATCCCTCACCTGTAATGTGATatcctttcaaaatacattttcctgtaCTTCTAGGAGCTTTTTATGGTTTTCCTTTGCTCCCCTTTCTTCCACGATGATAAGCAGTGTCAGAGGCATTTCTGTAATTCTCTGTGCTCAGGtaattttccttcctatttGGAAGAAGAGTCCATGAGTATCTTGACACTTTTGAAAACAACACAAGGCGCTTGTGTTTCCTATACTGGTGTGACATTGACTGCCAAGTGAATTGGAAGCTTTTTCTGTGCATCTCACTTGTTCTcgcctgattatttttttccccccttgactcttttcattattatttctgatgGTCAGGGTTAACGTGCTGTTTACTGATAACGTACTGTGTCTTCTCTTCTAGATCTAAATGTGGAGAAAGGGATGAGCTGTCGCCAAAGAGAATCAAGTTAGAGGTACTGTATTTTGACCTATGCGTGCTAAAATTCACTTTGGGTTTGAAGGGATATGTCTTAAGGAAATttgtcagaaaaacatttgaCAGACAGTTGATGGGTgtgagagagagggggagaacATCACCACTGTCTCTGCAAATATAAGTGCTTGATGGAGAAACCTGTAGGAGCAGGGGTAAAGAGTAGGATTTGCTTAATGGTAAAGTTACTCGCAGTGTTTTGCACTCTGAGTAGGAGGGGGAGGAATGGGACTGACTGGCTTCCTGTGGTGGAATAAGCCTGAGCACTGTAGGAAGTGTCTTCCCAAGAGGCCTCCTGCTTTTAAGTCAGTGTGAGGTGGGGTCTGCTTAATTTGTTTGAGCCAGCTTTTGATCATGTCCAGAATCCAGAGTTCTGGGTAAGGATTGATGGTGGAATACTAACCGTCTCTGACTACGGCATAAATTATAAAACTGGTtgtattgaaaattaaaaagctagCTAAAGGCTATACATGCCAACACAAATAGTTGGGCCTGTAGATATTAGTTTACAGTTTTTTGTAAATAACATTGTGTAAAAAGCACATCTATATGTGGCTAATGTATATACCTGCACAGGATATTGCTTAGGGAGATGCTGGGATTTTCTCGTTAGGTGTGCAGGAGCGACATATATGTAGTTTGCCATTTGCTTCAGTTGTCACTGCCAGAAAGTAAATTTGTGGCCTTTTTAAAAGTcacttctaattaaaaaaaaaaagggagagagtaGGTATGTATCCCTATGTACCTTATAAGAGTGGCAGATCTTcccttttaatttattctttaaacaAATTACTGTTTGACTGCTACAGGGATGTCTTAATACATCTGTAgtgttgtgtgttttgttggttttggggtttttttattgcatgGCCAACTCCAAAAGGTGTAGGTTAAATATGCATTAGGATGTAGGCTAGGCCGGAGCTAGATTTGTATGTGACACAGATATGTGATATATTCTTGAACTGTAAAGGAAAGCTGCAGCATATTCTGGAATGCATTTCTCATATGTAACTCATCCTGGGGTAAATGATGCACCAAATGtaaggctttcatttttttcagtagcgCGACGCTTTGTTACCTGTACGAAGGTTTTTCCTGTTGAAGCAAACCCCGGTGAGAGCAGTCAGTTTTGAAAAGCCAATTATGAACAGGTCTAGAGGAgttcatcttttttatttatttattaagtttTATCAGTCTGCATGCAGTTGTTGTTTGAGTTTATATAATACAAAATGTATAGCTTTGATAAGTCAGTAATGTCATTTACATGTGTTAGGATCTGATTTGCTTTGACCTATGCTTGTTTTCTGATCTGCAAAAAAGAGCGGGGAAAAGCTGCATAAAACGATTTTATCCACTTTCACCATTATCTGCCTTGACCAGCACATGGCAGGGTGGTTGCTTGATTCCCCCTCTTTTGTCCAGTCTGGTCCTGATTTGTAAGAGTTAGTGGGCAGCTGCCACTCCTCTGCTCGAAATAGTATTTCACTGATGATTAGATTTCCGCATTAGGAAGTTTTTCCTTCATTCAGTAATAAGTGATGATGAGCAAGTATCTAAAATGACACACTGCAagggaggtgtttttttccacaggatcttcattgaaaaaaaaaaaaaaaaaaagtaaaattaaaatcttgaaGAATGTGGGCAGAAACTAGGTTTTTCGGGGAGCAGGAAACTTGGGCAGCCTTAGGGAATGTgcattctctttttctgcatgGTGAAATCATAAGAGTCTCAAGGCCTGCTTTCTCTAGATGCTTCCTAGTTCAGTAATTCTGAGAAAATTTGTttacttggttttctttttatctaaAATGGccagttgtattttaaaatgcttgtgaaGATGTCATGTCCTAACTGTACAAATGACTTATTTCAGAAGTAGggctttttttcaaaaacatgaaATTGAAACTAAATGAAATAATCTCTCATTTGATAGCATAGCATTATTAATTATGAAGCAACCAGTGTTGTTATCAGcataaatgtctttttccttACAAACGGAGCCTTCTAAGGAGTAAAGCATTACTTCAGTGCATTGTGATTCTGAGGTACACTGGAAATCACGGACTTTtcttcaaagacattttaaaaacatgcagtaTTCCATAGTAGATCACTTTTACATGTGGTGTTTCAGGTTCTTGGGGCTTGCGTTTTGAAAATACTAggaaaaagtcctttttttagTAGTATCTTTGGggattttgggggtggggtgttttgtttgtttttagaaagcTGGAGGTAAAAATGGAAATGGTAACAAATGCtgcagatttttccttctgctctggaTAAGAATTCCTTATCctgtttttaaagttgtaaTGCTTCCTTGTGGCTCTGTTAGCTCATGCTAATATCATGCAGAGGATCTGAAgctgggtgattttttttgttgttgttgctgtcaTTCTAAGTAGCTCTGTcgtctttttctttttttcttttttctgtggtaAAGGTCATTTTGCCACTCTTGTTTTAAGGCTAAACTCTGTGTTTTGATTCACCATTCCTTTACCCATTAGTCATTAATGTCTCCACACAGCGTGGTTTAAAATACTAGTGCTTGAATTTGGAAAGACTTCACACACTGTTTGCCTAGtgtaaaagattttttttttttttttaaagtaaaagatgagttaatttcctgaaatataaaaacacatgaaaaaaacccagggagACTCTGAAGGTCATCCTTGAGCAAAGctagcagagctgtgtgtgcaAGCTGCAACATTGCCGGCTTGCAGCCACCATTGTAAATTTATCCTCTTCATGAATATGAAACTCACACAAGCATTACAAAGAAACAATATGCCATGAATTACATCAAATTACCTGTAAAAgcctttctcttcccctgcGAGCTCTCCCCCTCTTATTCGTTGAGTGGGTGGGTGAGCTGTGGGAGTGAAGTATagagaggagaaggggaaaaaattccaGGCAAATGACAGACTGGAGGTGTGGAGGGAGTGAAAAAGGGAATGGAACGAATTGGGGTTTGtaagcagatgagaaaaaagCGTTTGTAGCTCCTAAATCTGCCctggacaaagagcaggacagGCGAAAGGGGCTAGAAATGGCACATCCTCCTGCGGAGCAAGGATCTCTCCTGCGTAGGTGTTGTGGGGCAGGGGCACCCCTTGTTTTGCCATCTTCTGTGACTCAGTACCAGCACCACTCATAGCCGTGAGCTGTTGTGGCACCAGCTTAGAAAGCAGAACAAGTCACGGGTATATCATGCAGAAGTCACCGCAGGAGAGGCTGGTCgtcgctgctgctgctttgcgTTGGGGTTGACGAGGTTCCCCTTCAGTCAGTGCGAACAGCCAAgagagcaaaggaagaaagtttaaaaatattcttgctgTCTGTGGCATGAAGGAATTGTTCCGCGTGTCGGTGTCTTCGTTGGGCTGAACAAGAGGGATGGGAGGGCTTGCAAGAGCTAATTTCACAAAGCTCCGTGGGAGTCagggggcacaggcagggagacCTGAGCAGAGGCTGTGAGGACGTGTCTCCCCTTGGTGCTGGCACggatggagggagaggagagaaaaggccCACCTGCACCATGGCTGTGAAggttgaaaagaaaaccagttgaAGTGTGGGATTCGTCTTTTTCacaaaaacagcaaaaccagtagAAGCTACTGTTTGCATAGGAAAAATGTCATTAGAGGGAGCGAAAAAGCACATGTGGGACTGAGAACATCTGCTGCACCAAGCAGCTTGAAAAACaactgagcagcagcatggcaaaacaaaaatgctgcaCTGCATGCAGCAGGCCCTCCTGactgcagagggaagaggaacCTCCAGGCAAAGGTGACTGGTGAGGCAGAGTAGGTGGTCGCCTggcccagccagctcccctgGCAGCTCTTACCGATGGGGcggcagggagaggagcagccaggggtggggaagggctCTGGGAAGTTGATCCAGTGCTGCGTTGTCATCTGAGAGTCAGCTGCGTGACTGACAGGTGACAGTCACGGCAGCCAGTGGCAGTGGGCAGCCAGCCTTGCTTTTAGGAAACAGCCTTGGGATTTGTATTGGCAAGTGATCAAGATACATTATAAAGAGCAGCGTTACCTGTTTTGTTGCAAAAATAGGATC
The DNA window shown above is from Falco naumanni isolate bFalNau1 chromosome 8, bFalNau1.pat, whole genome shotgun sequence and carries:
- the NAB1 gene encoding NGFI-A-binding protein 1 isoform X1 — its product is MASALPRTLGELQLYRILQKANLLFYFDAFIQQGGDDVQQLCEAGEEEFLEIMALVGMASKPLHVRRLQKALRDWVTNPGLFNQPLTSLPVSSIPIYKLPEGSPAWLGISCSSYERNSSTREPHLKIPKCAATTCVQSVGASKSDVVGNLALQSGSEPRLWQGHHTTESEHSLSPADLGSPASPKENSETLDAAAALSVAECVERMVPSLPKSDSNEVKELLKTNKKLAKMIGHIFEMSDEDPHKEEEIRKYSAIYGRFDSKRKDGKHLTLHELTVNEAAAQLCVKDNALLTRRDELFALARQISREVTYKYTYRTTKSKCGERDELSPKRIKLEDGYPDFQDTVQALYQQDKMPLALAKGKSEDSTALNSQSEKVMAKQMEFLCNQAALERRLSTGCYRQNSEEHSPNGMSLDNADGQGERPLNLRMSNLPSRQLQHISLDGEQHVGKPLCSDLIRLYPGGEAKSQSSEGLGILKDFPHSAFNIERKVIKTEPEDTR
- the NAB1 gene encoding NGFI-A-binding protein 1 isoform X2, with product MASALPRTLGELQLYRILQKANLLFYFDAFIQQGGDDVQQLCEAGEEEFLEIMALVGMASKPLHVRRLQKALRDWVTNPGLFNQPLTSLPVSSIPIYKLPEGSPAWLGISCSSYERNSSTREPHLKIPKCAATTCVQSVGASKSDVVGNLALQSGSEPRLWQGHHTTESEHSLSPADLGSPASPKENSETLDAAAALSVAECVERMVPSLPKSDSNEVKELLKTNKKLAKMIGHIFEMSDEDPHKEEEIRKYSAIYGRFDSKRKDGKHLTLHELTVNEAAAQLCVKDNALLTRRDELFALARQISREVTYKYTYRTTKSKCGERDELSPKRIKLEDGYPDFQDTVQALYQQDKMPLALAKGKSEDSTALNSQSEKVMAKQMEFLCNQAALERRLSTGCYRQNSEEHSPNGMSLDNADGQGERPLNLRMSNLPSRQLQHISLDGEQHVGKPLCSDLIRLYPGEGLGILKDFPHSAFNIERKVIKTEPEDTR